In a single window of the Labeo rohita strain BAU-BD-2019 chromosome 23, IGBB_LRoh.1.0, whole genome shotgun sequence genome:
- the dnmt3bb.2 gene encoding DNA (cytosine-5-)-methyltransferase 3 beta, duplicate b.2, whose translation MVVKVKIGDDKHNLSELLDWLNEVLQATFSQVEHTCSGAAFCQLMDMIHPGSIDIHKVKFSAKENADILDNYNLLQEAFKKAQIKKELELKLLVNGDILKTLDLLTWFKHLYDQNVVKLTYNPQEGFVEQEVVSLKSGREFEMSKKEEQSSRLYSPVQTKYLNQKMLNVKKGSHESFFRSPATMCFIRKYGSSTSPDAGSNFASSKDSPVLGQKYQEDNAAFCSQTPYCLYLYHGVELEDNKEASVVLLGFFDKATGENKFRLLDVLQPEEETADAICTCILDMLKKFRIPLINLAIFYSDFPDHEDLLSGLKSLKPEIVSLCGLTNMAGQVCHSGVEKIEISGMILNLITEIYKHFPSFPASLQTLLEDVNCSNFSNILTSQCSLFWRIIQKMTLAWSDLEEFFGSLDTDEKEICRLLSDPKIRLNVLFLSHALQPLCDFQENIDRGVSVTQLLQDASQLVRFYTASFLRPKAAEFFLRRGKTSLIQDTVGHLPRREVEVGEQAADFLLQRSEELTDYLETFHSSVISFYTTVTVNIVECLPFSDSTMRNLSLVLSPGKKLEVTGKIVQDLGVCFGVCPSPQNVSLLTDEFLEYQFIEGGDTDSTDQSMEQYWQTELRIMGRTSSFGKLIVSLLALPRTLKKDIIFEQMFQQTDYLKERKMEDFEDDVTDSSSYKSAPSHLSPETQSDIIDLTEMDDIVEVEDIAPMDVDDIVPISSDSEAESQNNTEGNHPYVSVILDDDDDDEITDDDDDYNNCDADNVTWNYAKRKENTPSAQNSEKTEYQDGYKVGEMVWGPIEGFGLWPGLVQSWDSNKPCGSMRKVIFFGNRMVSEVQADDLLSFFSFAKCFCSNSFATVMAYKDAIFSSLQVASRRSRMFFSPETDTKDELLRVMLDWAFGGFEPLGPEGLQSQSECSDKIYMPQSVNRNKRNHKDPTGKLFELTVSLNKLPESLDLHNGSIDLGEADVYRKRMYSKWNQRSWQTVKTRRKQKYVQRNKQQNITPAVHIESRQNSQKRHQMVHEFLQNKRNIEEFCLSCGSTPVEIIHPLFEGRLCSNCRYNFTETLYRYDEDGYQSYCTVCCSGMEVILCGHNSCCRSYCVDCLDILVGQGTFDQLKNVDPWTCYLCAPESSSGALKPRHDWSIRVQEFFANNSAMEFEPHRVYPSIPANQRRPIRVLSLFDGIATGYLVLRDLGFKVEKYVASEIDEESITISMVNHDGKITHVDDVKNITKKHLEKWGPFDLLIGGSPCNDLSIVNPARKGLFEGTGRLFFEYYRLLNVMKPKEDDPQPFFWLFENVVFMQTEVKADICRFLECNPVLVDAVKVSPAHRARYFWGNIPGMNRPIIASQNDKLSLQECLEPGRIAKYEKVRTITTRTNSLKQGTNDAHFPITMNGKDDNIWITEMEKIFGFPKHYTDVKNMGRMQRQRVLGKSWSVPVIRHLLAPLKDYFACDEVPLK comes from the exons ATGGTGGTGAAAGTGAAGATTGGAGATGACAAACACAATCTCAGTGAGCTGCTGGACTGGCTCAATGAGGTGCTGCAGGCCACTTTCAGTCAAGTGGAGCACACCTGCTCAG GTGCTGCTTTTTGTCAGTTGATGGACATGATTCACCCTGGATCTATTGATATACATAAAGTGAAGTTTTCAGCAAAAGAGAATGCGGACATCTTGGATAATTACAATCTTCTACAGGAAGCTTTCAAGAAGGCACAAATCAAGAAA GAACTGGAGCTGAAATTGTTGGTGAATGGAGACATCCTAAAAACATTAGATTTGCTTACATGGTTCAAACATCTTTATGATCAGAATGTTGTGAAGCTGACGTATAACCCGCAGGAGGGTTTTGTTGAACAGGAAGTGGTGTCATTAAAATCGGGCAGAGAATTtgaaatgt CTAAGAAGGAAGAACAATCTTCACGACTCTACAGTCCTGTACAGACAAAGTATCTAAACCAGAAAATGCTAAATGTTAAAAAGGGATCACATGAGTCTTTCTTCCGGAGTCCGGCCACAATGTGTTTCATCAGAAAGTATGGCTCATCTACCTCACCTGATGCTGGATCAAACTTTGCCAGTAGCAAGGATAGTCCAGTATTAGGCCAGAAATATCAGGAAGACAATGCAGCCTTCTGCAGTCAGACTCCATACTGCCTTTATTTATACCATGGAGTGGAGCTTGAGGACAACAAAGAGGCCAGTGTGGTCTTGTTGGGCTTTTTTGACAAAGCTACTGGGGAAAACAAGTTCAGACTGCTTGATGTTCTTCAACCAGAGGAGGAGACTGCTGATGCCATCTGTACCTGCATTCTGGACATGCTGAAGAAGTTCAGAATACCTCTAATAAACTTGgcaatattttattcagatttccCAGATCATGAAGATCTTCTCTCAGGTCTAAAGTCGCTGAAACCTGAGATTGTGTCTTTATGTGGACTTACAAATATGGCAGGACAAGTGTGTCACAGTGGTGTTGAGAAAATTGAAATTTCTGGCATGATTCTGAATCTCATCACAGAGATCTATAAACATTTTCCATCTTTCCCAGCTTCTCTACAAACGTTGCTTGAAGATGTTAATTGTTCAAACTTCAGTAATATCCTGACATCCCAATGCTCTCTCTTCTGGAGAATCATCCAGAAAATGACTTTAGCTTGGTCAGACCTTGAGGAATTCTTTGGATCTCTGGATACAGATGAAAAAGAGATCTGTCGTCTTCTTAGTGATCCCAAAATAAGACTCAACGTCCTGTTTCTTAGCCACGCTTTGCAGCCGCTTTGTGATTTTCAGGAGAATATTGACCGAGGTGTCAGTGTGACACAGCTCCTCCAAGATGCTTCCCAATTAGTGAGATTCTACACAGCAAGTTTCCTCCGACCAAAAGCAGCTGAGTTTTTTCTAAGAAGAGGAAAGACCTCGCTCATACAGGACACAGTGGGACATTTACCTAGACGAGAGGTTGAAGTTGGCGAACAGGCTGCTGATTTTCTCCTGCAACGCTCTGAGGAGTTAACTGACTACTTGGAGACATTTCACAGTTCCGTCATCTCCTTTTACACGACTGTAACTGTTAATATCGTTGAATGTTTACCCTTCTCAGATTCCACCATGAGAAACTTGTCACTGGTGTTGAGTCCAGGAAAAAAGCTTGAGGTGACTGGCAAAATTGTCCAAGATTTAGGTGTCTGTTTTGGGGTTTGCCCAAGCCCTCAAAATGTCAGCTTACTCACAGATGAGTTTTTGGAGTATCAGTTCATTGAAGGGGGTGACACAGACTCAACCGACCAGTCAATGGAGCAATACTGGCAGACAGAGCTGAGGATTATGGGACGGACATCTAGTTTTGGAAAATTAATCGTTAGCTTGTTGGCTTTGCCCCGAACGTTAAAAAAagacatcatttttgaacag ATGTTTCAACAAACTGACTATCTCAAGGAGAGGAAAATGGAGGACTTTGAGGATGATGTTACAGACAGCAGCTCATATAAAAGTGCTCCATCACATCTCAGTCCAGAGACTCAATCCG ATATCATTGACTTAACGGAAATGGACGACATAGTGGAAGTGGAGGACATTGCACCAATGGACGTGGATGATATTGTGCCGATCTCTTCTGATTCAGAAGCAGAAAGCCAAAATAACACTGAAG GGAATCATCCGTATGTGTCTGTAATCTTggatgatgacgatgatgatgaaatcactgatgatgatgatgattacaACAACTGTGATGCCGataatgtcacatggaattATGCG AAACGAAAAGAAAATACACCATCTGCACAAAACAGTGAGAAAACAGAATACcag GATGGTTACAAAGTGGGTGAGATGGTTTGGGGGCCAATTGAGGGTTTTGGTCTTTGGCCTGGACTGGTTCAGAGCTGGGACAGCAATAAGCCTTGTGGCTCCATGCGTAAAGTGATTTTCTTTGGGAACAGGATGGTGTCAGAG GTCCAAGCAGATGATCTCCTGTCCTTCTTTTCATTTGCCAAGTGCTTCTGCTCTAATTCCTTCGCTACAGTAATGGCATATAAAGATGCAATTTTCAGTTCTCTGCAG GTGGCTTCCAGGCGCAGTAGAATGTTCTTTTCCCCTGAGACGGACACTAAGGATGAATTGCTTAGAGTCATGTTGGACTGGGCCTTTGGAGGCTTTGAACCATTGGGTCCAGAAGGACTTCAATCTCAATCAGAATGCAGTG ACAAGATTTATATGCCTCAATCAGTGAATAGGAACAAGAGAAACCACAAAGACCCTACAGGAAAGTTATTTGAATTAACTGTATCTCTGAATAAACTCCCCGAGTCTCTGGACCTGCACAATGGCTCGATAGACCTTGGGGAAGCAGATGTTTATAGAAAACGCATGTATTCAAAATGGAATCAGAGATCCTGGCAGACTGTGAAGACCcgcagaaaacaaaaatatgtacaacgaaataaacaacaaaatattactCCAGCCGTACATATCGAGTCCAGACAGAACAGCCAAAAAAGAC ATCAAATGGTGCATGAATTTCTGCAAAACAAGAGAAACATTGAAG AGTTCTGCTTATCATGTGGGAGTACGCCTGTTGAAATCATCCACCCACTCTTCGAAGGAAGGCTGTGTTCGAACTGCAGG TATAATTTCACGGAGACGCTGTACAGATATGATGAAGACGGCTATCAGTCATACTGCACCGTCTGCTGTTCTGGCATGGAAGTCATTCTGTGCGGCCATAACAGCTGTTGTCG CTCCTACTGTGTGGACTGTCTGGATATCCTAGTGGGTCAAGGGACATTTGACCAACTGAAAAATGTGGACCCATGGACGTGTTACCTGTGTGCACCTGAGAGCAGCTCTGGAGCTTTGAAGCCCAGGCATGACTGGAGTATTCGTGTGCAGGAATTCTTTGCCAACAACAGCGCTATGGAGTTT GAGCCCCATCGAGTTTATCCATCAATCCCTGCTAACCAGCGACGTCCAATCAGAGTGCTCTCCTTATTTGATGGTATAGCCACAG GATACCTTGTGTTGAGGGATCTTGGCTTCAAAGTAGAAAAATATGTGGCCTCAGAAATTGATGAAGAGTCCATTACCATTTCCATGGTCAACCATGATGGAAAAATCACTCATGTGgatgatgttaaaaacattacaaaaaaacat CTTGAGAAATGGGGCCCGTTTGATCTTCTCATTGGTGGAAGTCCTTGTAATGACTTGTCCATAGTCAATCCTGCCAGGAAAGGCTTGTTTG AGGGTACTGGGCGGCTCTTTTTCGAATACTACCGGCTACTGAATGTTATGAAACCGAAGGAGGATGACCCACAGCCTTTCTTCTGGCTGTTTGAGAATGTGGTGTTCATGCAAACAGAGGTTAAAGCTGACATTTGCCGCTTTCTGGAA TGTAACCCTGTGCTTGTTGATGCTGTGAAAGTGAGTCCAGCGCACAGAGCAAGATACTTCTGGGGGAACATACCTGGCATGAACAG ACCGATCATAGCATCTCAGAATGATAAACTGAGTCTTCAGGAATGTCTGGAGCCTGGCCGCATTGCAAAG TATGAAAAGGTTCGCACTATCACCACACGGACAAACTCACTGAAGCAGGGCACTAATGACGCACATTTCCCCATCACCATGAATGGGAAAGATGACAATATATGGATCACAGAAATGGAAAA AATATTTGGATTTCCAAAGCATTACACGGATGTGAAAAACATGGGCCGTATGCAGAGGCAAAGAGTGCTTGGGAAATCCTGGAGCGTCCCTGTCATAAGACATCTTTTAGCCCCACTGAAGGATTACTTTGCTTGTGATGAGGTCCCCTTGAAATGA